A section of the Bacteroidetes bacterium SB0662_bin_6 genome encodes:
- a CDS encoding AAA family ATPase has product MKDLAERLHRKHNVLDRAFQEGRLSDVQAIRRAIRTLEDELADLLFGQGPRRLEEARRSQLYRAAGSPSWFGAAHVAGTLPDDLELSEYERRSTLRQALGEFRIGPLIPEDGTPPDPILRMGRAGSLLAVREPAILSGPPGTGKSSLLLQLAAAAAAPGPGEWTEELGVTLRRGPVVIASYEESRTRLRERLAALRRPESPALAIAEMRGRPLFTSGSGDVSGPSRFWRSFWTEAGSALADGRKALGMEAGGIVILDPALSAFAADDNSAANVRAFVESAAAEAAARGAGLVIVHHPAKRAAAGEDPEFDAASGSIQWFAAARALLYLRRATEGGFTLSVAKANYHPRTALRLFRPLDDGPFCDTERRCPDCLADLEGTPPSRKRCASCARTRKHALDSENRRNRKARSASLDA; this is encoded by the coding sequence ATGAAGGATTTGGCGGAGCGGCTCCACCGGAAGCACAACGTCCTGGACCGGGCCTTCCAGGAGGGGCGACTGTCCGATGTCCAGGCGATCCGGCGAGCGATCCGCACTCTCGAGGATGAGCTGGCGGACCTGCTCTTCGGGCAGGGGCCGCGCCGCTTGGAAGAGGCCCGGCGCTCTCAGCTCTACCGGGCGGCGGGCTCGCCGTCCTGGTTCGGAGCGGCGCACGTCGCCGGGACACTGCCGGACGATCTGGAACTCTCCGAATACGAGCGGCGATCCACCCTCCGCCAAGCACTCGGGGAATTCCGGATCGGCCCGCTGATCCCGGAGGATGGCACCCCGCCCGATCCGATCCTCCGCATGGGCCGCGCCGGATCGCTGCTCGCGGTCCGGGAACCGGCGATCCTGTCCGGGCCGCCTGGCACGGGCAAAAGCTCGCTGCTGCTACAGCTCGCGGCGGCGGCGGCCGCGCCGGGGCCGGGGGAGTGGACGGAAGAGCTGGGCGTCACCCTCCGGCGCGGCCCGGTAGTGATCGCCTCGTACGAGGAGAGCCGGACCCGGCTCCGGGAACGCCTGGCGGCGCTCCGCCGCCCGGAGAGTCCGGCCCTGGCAATCGCCGAGATGCGGGGCCGCCCGCTCTTCACGTCCGGCAGCGGCGACGTGAGCGGCCCGTCCCGGTTCTGGCGCTCATTCTGGACAGAGGCCGGGTCCGCGCTCGCGGACGGACGGAAGGCGCTCGGGATGGAGGCCGGGGGAATCGTGATTCTCGACCCGGCGCTCTCCGCCTTCGCGGCGGATGACAACTCCGCCGCGAACGTCCGGGCCTTCGTAGAGTCCGCCGCGGCGGAGGCCGCCGCCCGCGGTGCGGGCCTGGTAATCGTCCATCACCCCGCGAAGCGGGCCGCTGCCGGAGAAGACCCGGAATTCGACGCCGCCAGTGGATCCATCCAGTGGTTCGCCGCCGCCCGCGCCCTGCTCTATCTCCGGCGCGCAACCGAGGGGGGATTCACGCTCTCCGTAGCGAAAGCGAACTACCACCCCCGGACCGCGCTCCGGCTCTTCCGGCCCCTGGACGATGGGCCGTTCTGCGACACCGAGCGGCGCTGTCCCGACTGCCTGGCGGACCTGGAAGGGACGCCGCCGAGCCGGAAGCGGTGCGCGAGCTGCGCCCGGACCCGAAAGCACGCACTCGATAGCGAGAACAGACGGAACCGGAAGGCCCGGTCCGCATCACTCGACGCCTGA